A segment of the Parasphingopyxis algicola genome:
TACGTGCGTGGTCGAGACCGGGACGCCGATCCGGCTCGCGAACAGGACCAGCGTCGCCGTGATAAGGTTCGCCGAGATGCCCTGGGTCGTGTCGAGGTGATTGATCTTCAGGCTCATCGTTTCGGCCACGCGCCGCGACAATAGCCAGCCGCCGAGCGCCATGGCCGCGGTGCCGGCGACAGCCGCCGCGGTGCCGCTGAAGAGATTGGCGGCGATCAGCAGCGCGGCGAGCTTGGGCGCATCGTTGACCCCGCGCGCGAAACAGATCGTGCTGGCGGAGAACAGGTGGAGGCCGTCGAGTAGCCTGCCGACGGACGCGCGCGCGATCGGCCGGCCCGCCTGATCGCAAGCCTCGTCCGAGGCCATAACCAGATGCGGCGCCCGGCAGGCCATATCCACCCTGGCCACCGAGCCGACATCTCCCGCGTTCAGCGGCCTGCCGTCCATGAGACAGATACATTCGCTTTCCGAAGGTCTTGGCCGCACATGTTTGAGGATCAGATAGGCGGCAAAGGCCATGAACGCGGAAAGAAACGGACTGACGAGAAGCGGAAAGACGAATTTCGATCCGAGATTGCCGAAATCGATCGCGCCGGCACTGTTTGCCAGCCCCGCGCCGATCAGTCCGCCGACCAGCGCATGGGTCGTCGAGACCGGAAAGCCGAGCCGCGTCGCCAGCATTACGGTGAACGCGGCGCCGCCGCCGACCGCCAGCGCAAAAGCGGGCGTGCTTGCCAGCGCATCGGGCACCAGTCCCTTGCCGGAAAATTGCTGGACCAGGGTATCCGCGATCAGCACCGATGCCAGGCCGCCGAGGATCGTCGCGCCCGTGGCGAGGATCAGCGCCTTGCGATAGCTGAGTGATGCCGATCCCCAAACGGTCGCGAAGCCCTTGAAATTATCGTTGGCGCCATTGCTGAAGGCGAGAAACAGGGCGGTCGAAGCGAGGAGTACGATGAGCAAGAGCAGCCTTTCAGGACGAGCGAACGGGATCCGACTGTAGGGGTCGTTCCTGTTATACGCTGCCAAGTCGATCCCGGTTACGGGCGGAGAAAGGCAAACGCCATCTCGATCCGCATAAGCGGAAGAAGGATGCGCGGAAAGCGGAGGTGGCCTAGGCTAGTTCCGGTCTGTCAGGCTGGCTCTACGACAAAGATGTCGCCGTCGAAGTCGACGATATAGACATCGCCGGCATCGCTGCGGACAAGGGCGACGATTTGGTCGATACTACCGGCATCGGGTTCGAAATCCGCGTTGCGCCGTTCATATTCGCTCGAGGGCAGGATCATGTCGTCGTCCAGCGAACCGATCGGGACCGACCAGATATTACCGCTGACGAAATCGGCGAAGATGTATTTGCCGAACAAGTCCGCGATAGCTCCATCATAGACCACGCCGCCGATCACCGAGGCACCTTCGCGCGGACCGTCGCCATTGGGATATTCGGTAACCGGGTCGGCCAGGTCGTCCGGCGGCGTGCCGCGAAAACTGGCGCTGCCTTCGCGGAACGGCCAGCCGAAATTGATGCCGCCGTCATCATCTGTCGAAAAACGGTTTACCTCTTCGAAACTGTCCTGCCCGACATCGCCGACCAATATATCATCGTCGAGGAAGGAGGCGCGGAAGGGATTACGGAGCCCGAGCGCATATATTTCTCCCCTACCGCCGCCAGAGGCGAACGGATTATCCGGTGGGATCCTGTAAATTGGCTGGACGGAAGCACCGCAGGTCGCACATGGCACGACTTCAATTCGCAATATCTTGCCCAATAGCGAATTCGGATCTTGCGCATTGTCGTCAGGGTCGCCCGAGCCCCCGCCGTCGCCAGTCGATATATAGAGATAGTCGTCAGGGCCGAAATCGATCCAGCCTCCATAATGGTTGGTAAAGTTGGGATGCGCGATTGTCATTTTGGTCTCGAAATCGCTGCCCGTGCCGAAGAGCGAGCGAATATTGATCGAGCCACCTTGGTCGACGACAAAGACATGGACGGTGTCGTTCGTCGAAAAGCCTGGATCGGCGGCAATACCGAGAAGCCCGCCTTCGCCGGCGGTCGAGATATTGGTTACCGTACGGTATAGCGTGCGTTGTCCGCTGGACGGATCCAACCTGAATATCCGTCCGCCCCTTTCCGTCACGAAGAGTTCGGATGAACCCGGGATCAACTCGGCGAAGGTCGGTTCGTCGAATCCCGTCGCTATTCGCCGCACCGCAATTCCCTCGCGGTCGTTGGTGACGGTGATCGAGAGGTTGAGCGTGCCGGACGCCTGGCCGTCGTTCGCGGCGATGTTCACGCGATAGACGTTGTCCCGATTGGCGTCGGTCGGCAGTTCGAAATCGGGCGGACTGTTGAAACGCAAATTGCCCGCGGCATCCATTGAGAAGAGGCTTGCATCGGCGCCGCCCGATATCGACAAGGTCACTGCGTCGCCATCTGCATCGTTGGCTTGGGCCTGATAGTTGATCTGATCGTTTTCCGCGACTTGGGCGGTGGCCGCCGACGTGATTGTCGGCGCATTGTTGGCCGGCGGCGGAGGCGGTGCGGGAGTGCCGCTCCCGCCGCCGCATGCCGCCAAGGATATCAGGCAAGCGGTCGAAGTAAGAAATCGTGTCATGTCCGTTACCATAAGCTTGGGGATGGT
Coding sequences within it:
- a CDS encoding inorganic phosphate transporter, producing the protein MLIVLLASTALFLAFSNGANDNFKGFATVWGSASLSYRKALILATGATILGGLASVLIADTLVQQFSGKGLVPDALASTPAFALAVGGGAAFTVMLATRLGFPVSTTHALVGGLIGAGLANSAGAIDFGNLGSKFVFPLLVSPFLSAFMAFAAYLILKHVRPRPSESECICLMDGRPLNAGDVGSVARVDMACRAPHLVMASDEACDQAGRPIARASVGRLLDGLHLFSASTICFARGVNDAPKLAALLIAANLFSGTAAAVAGTAAMALGGWLLSRRVAETMSLKINHLDTTQGISANLITATLVLFASRIGVPVSTTHVSVGSIIGTGAAGGTLDLSVVRNVLLSWVATLPIAAGIAFGLGLLA
- a CDS encoding PQQ-dependent sugar dehydrogenase; protein product: MTRFLTSTACLISLAACGGGSGTPAPPPPPANNAPTITSAATAQVAENDQINYQAQANDADGDAVTLSISGGADASLFSMDAAGNLRFNSPPDFELPTDANRDNVYRVNIAANDGQASGTLNLSITVTNDREGIAVRRIATGFDEPTFAELIPGSSELFVTERGGRIFRLDPSSGQRTLYRTVTNISTAGEGGLLGIAADPGFSTNDTVHVFVVDQGGSINIRSLFGTGSDFETKMTIAHPNFTNHYGGWIDFGPDDYLYISTGDGGGSGDPDDNAQDPNSLLGKILRIEVVPCATCGASVQPIYRIPPDNPFASGGGRGEIYALGLRNPFRASFLDDDILVGDVGQDSFEEVNRFSTDDDGGINFGWPFREGSASFRGTPPDDLADPVTEYPNGDGPREGASVIGGVVYDGAIADLFGKYIFADFVSGNIWSVPIGSLDDDMILPSSEYERRNADFEPDAGSIDQIVALVRSDAGDVYIVDFDGDIFVVEPA